Proteins from one Fragaria vesca subsp. vesca unplaced genomic scaffold, FraVesHawaii_1.0 scf0513070, whole genome shotgun sequence genomic window:
- the LOC101292863 gene encoding uncharacterized protein LOC101292863 codes for MSIVPISSCNPSICLRHNSISLRLPTKPCILPIRAKHVLRNPLVATCKAAVQQRCMTVLKNNRCRAASTSQHSLPVCLLGGKGKNGSDNEGSPWKSLEKAMGNLKKESSIEDVLRQQIEKNEFYEDKDSGTRGGGSGGGGNGGGGGGGADPSGGSEDEGFAGIIDETLQVILATIGFIFLYVYIIDGEEWTRLAKDYLKYLFSGSESVRLRRAMYNWGRFYQKLTEKKVYDKYWLEKAIISTPTWWDSPAKYHYINESIRSHLESDSDE; via the exons ATGAGCATCGTGCCGATTAGTTCATGCAATCCTAGCATATGTCTTAGACACAACTCTATATCTCTTCGTCTGCCTACTAAGCCATGTATTTTACCAATCCGTGCTAAACATGTTCTTAGAAATCCTCTGGTAGCAACCTGTAAGGCCGCAGTTCAGCAACGGTGCATGACTGTATTGAAGAACAACCGATGCAGGGCGGCATCTACGTCCCAACACTCATTACCTGTCTGCTTATTGggtggaaaaggaaaaaatggAAGTGACAACGAG GGTTCTCCCTGGAAATCTCTGGAGAAAGCAATGGGTAATTTGAAGAAGGAAAGTTCAATAGAGGATGTATTACGTCAGCagatagaaaagaatgaattctatgaagacAAAGACAGTGGTACACGTGGTGGTGGTAGTGGTGGCGGCGGCAATGGTGGCGGAGGTGGTGGCGGCGCCGATCCATCTGGTGGATCAGAAGATGAAGGCTTTGCTGGAATCATTGATGAAACATTGCAAGTGATTCTAGCAACCATTGGATTTATATTTCTG TATGTTTACATCATCGATGGCGAGGAGTGGACTCGGCTAGCAAAGGACTACCTCAAGTATCTTTTTTCAGGGTCTGAGAGTGTTCGCCTAAGACGTGCCATGTACAACTGGGGAAGGTTCTACCAGAAGCTGACTGAGAAAAAGGTGTATGATAAGTACTGGTTGGAGAAGGCCATAATCAGTACCCCAACTTGGTGGGATAGCCCGGCCAAGTATCACTACATAAATGAGAGCATTAGATCTCATTTAGAATCAGATTCTGATGAATAG